GTCGTCGTGCCGGTGCGTGTGGAAGTGCACGGCGCGCCGCCCCTCCAACACATCGATCAGGCCCTCCATGCGGAGGTTGCGGTCCGGGGCCTCCGACGGATCGTCGGCCTGCTCTTTCTTACGCCGGTACTCCTGCGCCGCCACGAACTGCTCTCGGACCATGGCCGCGGCCCGGGCTCGAGTGCCCGGGAAGGGTCCGTTTGCCCGCTGGGGGTTTGTGCCGTTGGCCATCTTCATGCCACCGCAGTCCTCCACCGGACGCTCTTCACAGGCGGAGAGGTCGCGAACCGTCCCCCCCTCGCGCAGCTTGAGGTAGGTGGTCTGCCCGCTCATCAGGTGGCCGGACCCCGAGATCAGCTGCACGGTCGTAATGCCACCGGCCCGGGCTCGGTTCATCGACGGGTGGCGCACGTTGATGGCATCGATGGTGCGGGCGTCCGGATGCATCGCCGCGGACCCGTCCCCGCCGCCTACCTCCCCAATGTGAGAGTGCGTGTCCACGAGGCCGGGCATGATTTCCTTCCCCGCCACGTCGTGCTCCACCGCGTCGGTCGGCACGTCGACCGACCCAGCCGGCCCGACGGCCTGAATCGTGCCCCCTTCCACCACCAAGACGCCCTGCTCGATGGGCTCGCCGCTAATCGGGTAGAGGGTGGCGTTTCGGAAGACGTGGGGCTGATCCTGGGCCTGGGCGGGCGCGCAGAGGCACAGTCCCGCGAGGCTTAGGATGAGAAGGGCAGTCCGCATGGGAAGGAGAAGAAAATTCGGAAAGGGCAAGTGGCACTGGCTCCATAGAACGTAGGATGTGCCCTTCACACTCGCAAACGATCCAAAGACCGCATGACACTCTGGGGAGAAGAGCACGGCTTGGCCCTTCCTGCACCCTTTTTTGGCATCTTCTCGTGACAATGCCCCCAAAAAAAGCCTCGGGCGCTTGAGATGGATTTGGGGAAAGGGACTGCCAATAGTGACGATAACGGCCAGCCCCATTTCGCTTTCGTCCGGCATTCGTTTGTCCCGTGCTCACCTCGGCAGCATGGGTCGTGAGGAAGCACGTTGCACCTCGGGCTCGGTGTGTTGCGTAGCGACCCTGCCCTGAAGCGTTGAATCCTGTGATCGATCGTTCCACCGATTCGGTGTCTCTCGCCTCTTCTATGTTCTCGGTCCTCGGGTGGGGGGGTCTAGTCGTTCTCCTCCTGGTGGCAGGCGTCGGGGGAACCCCCACGCACGCTCAGCAGCAAGAGGTTCCCGACTCCATCCGGAATGACCTGGAGGCCCGCAACCTGTCCCCCGACCAGGCGCGGCGGCGGGCGCAGCAACTCGGCCTCGACCTGTCCGCCCCTGCACAGGCCGCCGACGAGGCCCGACGCCGCGGCATCCCCGAGGCCCGTGTCCGGGCGCTGCTGCGGGCGGCACGGGCGGCCTCCACGATGGACACCACCGCACGGTCGCTCTCTGCATCAGACGTGGCCGCGACGGGCGCCGCTCCGCCCGACACCACACCGCCGGCCTCGAAGCCGCTCGCCCCGGACACCACGGCGGACGGCGACCAGCCCAGCGGCCTTTCCTATTTCGGCTACAACACCTTCGATAGTGTCCCGGACGCCTTCGCGCCCTCGCCCTCGGGCCCCGTCGACGACAGCTACGTGGTGGGCCCTGGGGACGAGTTGCGCCTCGTGGTGTGGGGCGCCCCGGAGTTTCAGTACGACCTTACCGTCGACCGCCAGGGACGCGTCTTCGTGCCGGACCACGGCCAGTTCACGGCCGCGGGCCAGACGATCGAGGCGCTCCGGGCCGACATGAAACAGTGGCTCTCCCAGCAACACTCGGGGCTTACGGAAGACCCCCCGACGGTCTTCATGGACCTGTCGGTCACGCGCCTGCGCCCCCTCAAAGTTTTCGTACTCGGCGAGGTGGCCCAGCCCGGCGGCTACACGGTCAGTGCCACGGCGACGGCCTTCAACGCCCTCTACAGCGTGGGCGGGCCGCTGCGGCGCGGGTCCCTGCGCCGGATTCAGGTCATTCGGGACGGATCGGTGGCCGACACGGTCGACCTGTACGACTATCTGGCCGAGGGGGGCCAGCCAACCCCTGTCAACCTGCAGGGCGGCGACTACATTCGGGTGCCGGTCCGCGGCAAGACCGTCGCGGTTACGGGGGCCGTCGGCCGCCCCGCCTACTACGAGATGGCCGATGGCGAGACCGTTCGGGATCTGATTGAGTACGCGGGGGGCGTGGAGCCGGACGCGTACGGGGCTGACTTTGAGGTGCGCCGGCTGATCCCCCCAGGCAAGCGCGAGGACCCGGGGGCATCGGTCCCCCGAAGGGACCTCAACTTCTCCCTCGACGCCGTGCTCAACGGCGACGCGACCGTCCCGCTGTCCGACGCCGACCGGGTCCGCATCCGGGCCGTGCCCACCCGCGACGACCCCGCCGCGGCAAGCAACGTGGCCTCCGCGGCCGTGGCCGGCGCCGTGTACCAGCCTGGCACCTACGCGCTCGGGGACAGCGTGCGCACCGTGCGCGACCTCCTCCGCGCTGCCAACGGGCCGACCGACGCCGCCTACCGACAACAAGCCTCTCTCATTCGCTTCGACGAGAACCTCGACGAGGCCGTCCGCTCCGTCAACATCGACAGCGTCCTGGCCGGGGTGCCCCGAGCCAACCTGCCGCTCGTGCCCGGCGACAGCCTCCACGTCCGC
This is a stretch of genomic DNA from Salinibacter grassmerensis. It encodes these proteins:
- a CDS encoding amidohydrolase family protein — protein: MRTALLILSLAGLCLCAPAQAQDQPHVFRNATLYPISGEPIEQGVLVVEGGTIQAVGPAGSVDVPTDAVEHDVAGKEIMPGLVDTHSHIGEVGGGDGSAAMHPDARTIDAINVRHPSMNRARAGGITTVQLISGSGHLMSGQTTYLKLREGGTVRDLSACEERPVEDCGGMKMANGTNPQRANGPFPGTRARAAAMVREQFVAAQEYRRKKEQADDPSEAPDRNLRMEGLIDVLEGRRAVHFHTHRHDDILTAIRLSEEFGFDLVLHHVSEGWKVADEIAEADVPASIIVLDSPGGKHEADELVYRTGRVLEEAGVDVAYHTDDPITDSRLFLRSPAFGVRAGMSRDAALESVTLAGARMLGLEDEVGSLEAGKDADFIVLSGDPLSVYTKIEQTWVEGTPVFDRSDPEDREFATGGYRVYDGAAQHVHE
- a CDS encoding SLBB domain-containing protein encodes the protein MIDRSTDSVSLASSMFSVLGWGGLVVLLLVAGVGGTPTHAQQQEVPDSIRNDLEARNLSPDQARRRAQQLGLDLSAPAQAADEARRRGIPEARVRALLRAARAASTMDTTARSLSASDVAATGAAPPDTTPPASKPLAPDTTADGDQPSGLSYFGYNTFDSVPDAFAPSPSGPVDDSYVVGPGDELRLVVWGAPEFQYDLTVDRQGRVFVPDHGQFTAAGQTIEALRADMKQWLSQQHSGLTEDPPTVFMDLSVTRLRPLKVFVLGEVAQPGGYTVSATATAFNALYSVGGPLRRGSLRRIQVIRDGSVADTVDLYDYLAEGGQPTPVNLQGGDYIRVPVRGKTVAVTGAVGRPAYYEMADGETVRDLIEYAGGVEPDAYGADFEVRRLIPPGKREDPGASVPRRDLNFSLDAVLNGDATVPLSDADRVRIRAVPTRDDPAAASNVASAAVAGAVYQPGTYALGDSVRTVRDLLRAANGPTDAAYRQQASLIRFDENLDEAVRSVNIDSVLAGVPRANLPLVPGDSLHVRSVQSLEATRTVRITGQVRNPGPYPYRSNMTVQDLLLRGGGLADSTYLSNVLRSRADLYRESDDGRSERVRPFNLARALRGNGLADEPLRPGDRIRVYPLRAEVNPDKFVEISGAVKEPGRYDYQENLSVKDVILKANGFEEDVYLDELQIARPKAGAPGMRTLRVSLDRSPGSSGAVRFAADDTTHALQAAATVPVQHRDRVLVRSDPAYSDRDFVTLRGEVRFPGEYALEEQDEPLSSVLERAGGLTPDGYPGGGQLVRDEERFVLDLQRVLRGDEDLGLRNGDEIVIPTTPNSVSVRGNVAQEGRIKYQQGEDVDYYLERAGGVRDSTKNIYLTQATGETRKVESGWFARSPAVTDGAVIRVTKEAPPPDDQDGVDIGKTIRDVTGVLSGALTIIVLATRAFD